A window of Festucalex cinctus isolate MCC-2025b chromosome 6, RoL_Fcin_1.0, whole genome shotgun sequence contains these coding sequences:
- the LOC144020704 gene encoding guanine nucleotide-binding protein G(I)/G(S)/G(O) subunit gamma-13-like: MDDLDVPQMRREVESLQYQLAINREKSSITVTELVKWIESCVCEDPFLNPELMRANPWVEKGKCVIL, from the exons ATGGACGACTTGGACGTTCCCCAGATGCGGAGGGAAGTGGAATCGCTTCAGTATCAACTGGCCATCAACAGGGAGAAGTCTTCCATCACAGTCACTGA GTTGGTGAAGTGGATCGAGAGTTGTGTGTGCGAGGATCCCTTCCTGAACCCTGAGCTGATGAGAGCCAATCCCTGGGTGGAGAAGGGGAAGTGCGTGATCCTCTGA
- the chtf18 gene encoding chromosome transmission fidelity protein 18 homolog, translated as MDEYDEIFEIEDDFEEQFADELDALAELEKESSKPAKRPRRSSNDEASYIANQQVSVQQITPKAKRHKQETGVVKRLFTSAPSDDITPPSSPEHYEAPHTVRSSSAVALDISGFETIAESPRRPAAVATQSCVLRRPPLEGDYVTVTDSSGSRVYLRQKDTEAEKVADFRMVPDSRGSLGLLAVPVGVLKEQEEDRRHQQIVEETQRLTDQLARSVNDILVEPEIREEEDDPEDSEGRSFRLWVDRFSPQHYTELLSDDFTNRCLLKWLKLWDTVVFGKERVSRPARPDRQAPMQTSFRSNQGNQNPNRFKSKMEMTEEILEAELDMYKRPKFKVALLSGPPGLGKTTLAHVIAKHAGYNVVEINASDDRSAEVFQKRIDTATQMKSVLGASERPNCLIIDEIDGAPTAAINILLATLNRKDGNSSEAGADSTKKKKKKEPILLRPIICICNDLYVPALRPLRQQAFLLTFPQTQPSRLTQRLAEISLRQGMKADTGTLMLLCEKTDNDIRSCINTLQFLFGRGHKQLNTRIIQCVSVGQKDQNKGLFYLWQEIFQLPRTKRKRIGERFEEVPGLGGGSQRFQHILDLASSSGEYEKVSQGLYDNYLSMRVRDPNLQSVCDALDWMVFSDRLNKVIMHGQNFTLMKYLPFLSVAYHFLFAHPHVPRISYPHSHQEATSHLQSSRNALSTMLSDIPASIRTRISHLNLTMDILTLLLDIICPKLRPVNPQLFSRREKEQMCELIDTMLAYNLSYRQDRTPEGQYIYILEPRVEEVVKFSGLPLRRQLTYQAKQTISREMEQEKMKRAEQLMLQRNPAVKEAAKTSAALKASRNHHQRLENIVKQTTVETRQAVDFFGRPVAHKQTTAPSSADTGQKCTVLAMGKAVGNSDVCFRFNEGMSNAVRRNVYIRELL; from the exons ATGGATGAATATGACGAAATCTTTGAGATCGAGGACGACTTCGAGGAGCAGTTTGCCGACGAACTGGATGCATTGGCTGAGTTGGAAA AGGAATCTTCCAAGCCTGCAAAGCGTCCGAGGCGAAGTTCAAATGATGAGGCCTCCTACATAGCTAACCAGCAGGTGTCTGTTCAGCAAATCA ctcCAAAAGCAAAGCGTCACAAGCAGGAGACAGGTGTGGTGAAGAGACTATTTACCTCTGCGCCGTCCGATGACATTACACCACCGTCTTCTCCAGAACACTATGAAGCACCTCACACAGTCAG GTCTTCCTCAGCTGTTGCTCTGGATATCAGCGGATTTGAAACAATAGCCGAGTCTCCCAGGCGACCTGCTGCCGTGGCAACACAGTCATGCGTGCTGAGAAGACCCCCGCTAGAAGGCGACTACGTCACCGTCACCGACTCTTCGGGGAGTCGTGTCTACCTCCGCCAGAAGGACACCGAAGCAGAGAAG GTGGCAGACTTCAGAATGGTACCCGACTCTCGGGGTTCTTTGGGGCTGCTTGCCGTGCCAGTAGGTGTGTTGAAAGAGCAAGAGGAAGACCGA CGCCACCAGCAGATTGTAGAAGAGACACAGCGCCTCACAGACCAACTGGCCAG GAGTGTGAATGACATCTTGGTTGAGCCTGAAATTAGAGAGGAAGAGGACGATCCGGAAGACTCTGAGGGTCGGAGCTTCCGACTCTGGGTTGATAGATTTTCTCCCCAGCACTACACCGAGCTGCTCAGTGATGAT tttaccAACCGTTGTCTGCTGAAGTGGCTAAAGCTGTGGGACACGGTGGTTTTCGGAAAAGAGAGAGTTTCTCGCCCGGCGCGGCCTGACAGACAAGCCCCCATGCAAACGTCATTCAGGTCCAATCAAGGCAATCAGAATCCAAATCGCTTCAAGAGCAAGATGGAGATGACTGAGGAGATACTAGAGGCCGAACTGGACATGTACAAACGGCCCAAATTTAAG GTGGCGTTATTGTCCGGTCCCCCAGGTTTGGGGAAGACCACCTTGGCTCATGTGATTGCAAAGCATGCTGGCTACAATGTAGTGGAAATCAACGCCAG TGACGATCGCAGTGCAGAGGTGTTCCAGAAACGCATTGACACGGCTACGCAAATGAAATCCGTTTTAGGAGCCAGCGAGAGGCCAAACTGCCTCATTATTGATGAAATTGATGGCGCCCCGACA GCTGCCATCAACATTCTGTTAGCGACCCTGAACAGGAAAGACGGAAACAGCAGCGAGGCCGGCGCCGAttccacaaaaaagaaaaaaaagaaggagcCCATTCTTCTACGCCCTATCATCTGCATCTGTAACGacct ttacgTTCCCGCTCTCAGACCGCTCAGGCAGCAGGCCTTCCTCCTGACCTTCCCCCAGACTCAGCCCTCCCGTCTAACTCAGAGACTGGCAGAG ATCTCTCTCCGACAAGGGATGAAGGCAGACACGGGGACGTTGATGTTACTGTGTGAGAAAACGGATAACGACATCAGATCTTGCATCAACACTCTCCAG ttccTTTTCGGCCGAGGCCACAAGCAGCTCAACACCAGGATCATCCAGTGTGTTTCTGTGGGCCAGAAAGACCAAAATAAAGGATTGTTCTATCTGTGGCAGGAGATCTTCCAGTTGCCACGCACTAAACG gaaacgtATTGGTGAGCGCTTTGAGGAAGTCCCTGGTCTCGGAGGTGGCAGTCAGAGGTTCCAGCACATTCTTGACTTGGCCTCATCAAGTGGAGAATATGAAAAAGTTTCTCAG GGCTTGTACGACAACTACCTGTCCATGAGAGTGCGAGATCCCAACCTGCAGAGCGTGTGCGACGCTCTAGACTGGATGGTCTTTTCTGACCGGCTCAACAAAGTCATCATGCACGGGCAGAACTTCACCCTCATGAAGTACCTGCCCTTCCTGTCCGTTGCTTATCACTTCCTGTTCGCGCACCCGCACGTGCCGCGGATCAGCTATCCACACAGCCACCAGGAG GCGACCTCTCATCTCCAGAGCAGCAGGAACGCCCTGTCCACCATGTTGTCTGACATTCCGGCCAGCATCAGGACCAGGATCAGCCATCTTAACCTCACCATGGACATTCTCACGCTGCTCCTTGATATCATCTGTCCCAAATTACGCCCC GTGAACCCGCAGCTGTTCAGTCGCAGAGAAAAGGAGCAGATGTGCGAGCTGATCGACACCATGTTAGCGTACAACCTCTCGTACCGGCAGGACCGCACGCCAGAGGGgcaatacatatacatactgGAGCC ACGTGTGGAGGAGGTGGTGAAATTCTCGGGCCTGCCACTGCGCCGCCAGTTGACCTATCAGGCTAAACAAACCATCAGCAGAGAGATGGAGCAGGAGAAGATGAAGAGGGCAGAGCAGCTCATGTTGCAGCGGAACCCTGCAGtg AAAGAGGCAGCGAAGACGAGTGCGGCTCTCAAAGCAAGCAGGAACCATCATCAGAGGTTGGAGAACATTGTCAAACAGACCACAGTGGAGACCAGG CAAGCGGTGGACTTTTTCGGCCGCCCTGTTGCACACAAACAGACGACAGCACCATCATCTGCAGACACCG GCCAGAAGTGCACCGTGCTCGCCATGGGGAAGGCTGTGGGCAACAGCGACGTGTGCTTCCGCTTCAACGAGGGCATGTCCAACGCCGTGCGGCGCAACGTTTACATCCGGGAACTGCTTTAG